Proteins co-encoded in one Actinomadura luteofluorescens genomic window:
- a CDS encoding 2-hydroxyacid dehydrogenase — protein sequence MTTRVLAAGDLFVRNELLIGALRAEAPGDLAFSEVTLPWPVEPFGRVAEVDEASGTEEQLIEALRGAEVCVTQMAPLTRRILEASPDLRLFGISRGGPVNANLEAATEHGVAVCFAPGRNAGATAEHTLGLILAAVRRIPQTHVDLMAGQWRGDYYRYDDVGIEINGSTAGLVGCGAVGRRVAKMLAALGARVLVHDPYLDDLGDLAGIAELVPLDELLAQAQIVSLHARATPQTTGMIDAGRIAAMPPGSIIVNCARGSLLDYEAVCDAAESGHLFAAAFDVFPEEPIPAGSRLLTTPNIIVTPHLAGASKQTAANAARILAADVGRHLRGEALLHCANPEVLEARRPARP from the coding sequence ATGACTACCCGCGTGCTCGCGGCCGGTGACCTTTTCGTCCGCAACGAGCTGCTCATCGGCGCCCTGCGCGCCGAGGCGCCCGGCGACCTGGCGTTCTCGGAGGTCACCCTGCCGTGGCCGGTGGAGCCGTTCGGGCGCGTCGCCGAGGTGGACGAGGCGTCCGGGACCGAGGAGCAGCTCATCGAGGCGCTGCGCGGCGCCGAGGTCTGCGTCACCCAGATGGCCCCGCTGACCCGGCGGATCCTGGAGGCCTCGCCGGACCTGCGGCTGTTCGGGATCAGCCGCGGCGGGCCCGTCAACGCCAACCTGGAGGCGGCGACCGAGCACGGCGTGGCCGTCTGCTTCGCGCCCGGACGCAACGCCGGCGCCACCGCCGAGCACACCCTCGGGCTGATCCTGGCGGCGGTACGGCGCATCCCGCAGACGCACGTCGACCTGATGGCGGGGCAGTGGCGCGGCGACTACTACCGCTACGACGACGTCGGCATCGAGATCAACGGCAGCACCGCCGGGCTGGTCGGCTGCGGCGCAGTCGGCCGCCGCGTCGCCAAGATGCTCGCCGCGCTCGGCGCCCGCGTGCTCGTCCACGACCCGTACCTGGACGACCTCGGCGACCTGGCCGGCATCGCCGAACTCGTCCCGCTCGACGAGCTGCTGGCGCAGGCGCAGATCGTCTCCCTGCACGCCCGCGCGACGCCGCAGACCACCGGGATGATCGACGCCGGGCGGATCGCCGCGATGCCGCCCGGCTCCATCATCGTCAACTGCGCGCGCGGGTCGCTACTGGACTACGAGGCCGTCTGCGACGCCGCCGAGTCCGGCCACCTGTTCGCCGCCGCGTTCGACGTCTTCCCCGAGGAGCCGATCCCGGCCGGGTCGCGACTGCTGACCACCCCGAACATCATCGTCACGCCCCACCTGGCCGGCGCCAGCAAGCAGACCGCCGCCAACGCGGCCCGCATCCTCGCCGCCGACGTCGGCCGCCACCTGCGCGGCGAGGCCCTCCTGCACTGCGCCAACCCCGAGGTGTTGGAGGCCCGCCGCCCGGCCCGCCCCTGA
- a CDS encoding histidine phosphatase family protein, whose product MTRLILVRHGETEWHAENRYAGISDVALTPRGLDQARALAAWAGTARPDAVWCSDLSRSRLTAAPSAAAIGARLHVDERLRELDFGHGEGLTRAEMERKFPAELRAFLADPAASHLPGGEDPAAAARRFTACLDDIARLHEGGRVLVVAHSTAIRLALCRLLGIPLKDYRRRFPSLGNCALTEIRLRDGDAALLEFNTPLER is encoded by the coding sequence ATGACGCGCCTCATCCTCGTCCGCCACGGGGAGACCGAATGGCACGCCGAGAACCGCTACGCGGGGATCAGCGACGTCGCGCTCACCCCGCGCGGCCTGGACCAGGCCCGCGCGCTGGCCGCGTGGGCGGGCACGGCCCGGCCCGACGCGGTGTGGTGCTCGGACCTGTCGCGGTCCCGGCTGACCGCGGCGCCGTCCGCCGCGGCGATCGGCGCGCGGCTGCACGTCGACGAGCGGCTCCGGGAGCTGGACTTCGGGCACGGTGAGGGCCTCACCCGCGCGGAGATGGAACGCAAGTTCCCCGCGGAGCTGCGCGCGTTCCTGGCCGACCCTGCCGCCTCCCACCTGCCCGGCGGCGAGGACCCGGCCGCCGCCGCCCGGCGCTTCACCGCGTGCCTGGACGACATCGCCCGCCTGCACGAGGGCGGCCGCGTCCTGGTCGTCGCGCACTCCACGGCGATCCGGCTCGCGCTGTGCCGGCTGCTGGGGATTCCGCTCAAGGACTACCGGCGGCGGTTCCCGTCGCTGGGCAACTGCGCACTGACCGAGATCCGGCTCCGGGACGGCGATGCCGCTCTCCTGGAGTTCAACACCCCACTGGAGCGTTGA
- a CDS encoding FGGY-family carbohydrate kinase, with amino-acid sequence MTEQNEAVWVGVDLGTQSVRALAVTASGDVAGAGSRALTGRRDGPRHEQDPEDWWTAVGAACREALRDVPAQAVQAVAVDATSGTILLTDDGGRPLTPALMYDDTRAAGHVQRVNEAGGEVWRTLGYQRMQPAWALPKLLWLLEHHPHGGARLAHQSDFVNRRLTGHPVAADLSNALKTGADLIAEAWPADVLDALGVPADLLPPLERSGTPLGAVCAAAAEATGLPEGTPVVAGATDGCAAQLGTGRLTVGSWNSVLGTTLVLKGVSDDLVQDPFGVVYSHKAPDGRWLPGGASSTGAGAISRDFPGRDLADLDRRAARHEPAAALAYPLVPAGERFPFLAPDARGFRLDGTSDEADDFAAVLQGVGYLERLCFDHLDLLGAPTGGDLTLTGGAARSRYWCQLRADILGRPVVLPRQAEPALGAAVLAAAPGRDVAETAGRMVAVKAVIDPRPEKTAVFDAPYLRLVGELERRGWLPAETAAHARERTSR; translated from the coding sequence GTGACCGAGCAGAACGAGGCGGTGTGGGTCGGAGTCGACCTGGGGACGCAGAGCGTGCGCGCGCTCGCCGTCACCGCGTCGGGGGACGTCGCCGGGGCCGGCAGCCGGGCGCTGACCGGCCGGCGGGACGGCCCCCGCCACGAGCAGGACCCCGAGGACTGGTGGACGGCGGTGGGGGCCGCCTGCCGGGAGGCGCTGCGCGACGTCCCGGCGCAGGCCGTGCAGGCCGTCGCCGTCGACGCCACGTCCGGGACGATCCTGCTCACCGACGACGGCGGGCGGCCGCTGACCCCGGCGCTCATGTACGACGACACCCGCGCGGCCGGCCACGTCCAGCGGGTCAACGAGGCCGGCGGCGAGGTGTGGCGCACCCTCGGCTACCAGCGCATGCAGCCCGCCTGGGCCCTGCCGAAACTGCTGTGGCTCCTGGAGCACCACCCGCACGGGGGCGCCCGCCTCGCCCACCAGTCCGACTTCGTCAACCGGCGGCTGACCGGGCACCCGGTTGCCGCGGACCTCAGCAACGCGCTCAAGACCGGGGCGGACCTCATCGCCGAGGCCTGGCCCGCGGACGTCCTCGACGCGCTGGGCGTCCCCGCCGATCTGCTCCCGCCCCTGGAACGGTCCGGCACACCGCTCGGCGCGGTCTGCGCGGCGGCCGCCGAAGCGACCGGCCTCCCCGAGGGGACCCCGGTCGTCGCGGGCGCCACCGACGGCTGCGCCGCCCAGCTCGGGACGGGACGCCTCACCGTCGGGTCGTGGAACTCCGTCCTCGGGACGACCCTCGTCCTCAAGGGCGTCAGCGACGACCTCGTCCAGGACCCGTTCGGCGTCGTCTACTCCCACAAGGCCCCGGACGGGCGGTGGCTGCCCGGCGGCGCGTCCAGCACCGGCGCCGGCGCGATCTCCCGCGACTTCCCCGGCCGCGACCTCGCCGACCTGGACCGCCGCGCCGCCCGGCACGAACCGGCGGCGGCGCTGGCCTACCCGCTCGTCCCGGCGGGGGAGCGGTTCCCATTCCTCGCGCCCGACGCCCGCGGGTTCCGGCTGGACGGGACGAGCGACGAGGCCGACGACTTCGCCGCCGTCCTGCAGGGCGTCGGCTACCTGGAGCGGCTCTGCTTCGACCACCTCGACCTGCTCGGCGCGCCCACCGGCGGTGACCTCACGCTGACCGGCGGGGCCGCGCGCAGCCGGTACTGGTGCCAGCTGCGCGCCGACATCCTCGGCCGCCCCGTCGTGCTGCCCCGGCAGGCCGAGCCCGCGCTCGGCGCCGCCGTCCTCGCCGCCGCGCCGGGCCGCGACGTCGCCGAGACCGCCGGGCGGATGGTCGCCGTCAAGGCGGTGATCGACCCGCGGCCGGAGAAGACCGCCGTGTTCGACGCGCCCTACCTGCGCCTCGTCGGCGAGCTGGAACGGCGCGGGTGGCTGCCCGCCGAGACCGCCGCGCACGCACGCGAGAGGACATCCCGATGA
- a CDS encoding FGGY-family carbohydrate kinase — protein sequence MTVVCVDAGTTMIKAVGYAGDGAELAVARRPTEVTRPAPGHAEQDMGAVWRAVADAVREVLAQVGGDVDFLALTAQGDGCWLVDGDGAPTGPAILWNDGRAAPAVERWAASGVLERAFRVNGSLHFAGLPNAILTWLREHDPDRLARSAASLTCGGWIFSRLTGQLAVDGSDASAPFLDIAALRFSDDLLRAYDMEWARRLLPDLRGDDRRAAPLTRDAAAELGLPEGLPVVLAPYDIASTAIGVGAVDTGQACTILGTTLCTETVVDGPRLDGDPSGLTVAMGLPGRYLRAFPTLAGGQVVDWACRVLGLAAPAALAELAARAAPGADGLVFLPYLSPAGERAPFLDPQARGAFHGLTVHHEREHLARAVLEGLSLVVRDCLAAAETRPTELRVSGGGSASPVWLGMLADVTGVPVVRSADSEAGARGAFLVGLLATGRAAGARAAADAHVRPGDTYAPDPDRAARYSETYEDFLTIRSATAPAWPTLAAARARTGLDGGAR from the coding sequence ATGACGGTCGTCTGCGTCGACGCGGGCACCACGATGATCAAAGCGGTGGGCTACGCCGGGGACGGCGCCGAACTGGCCGTCGCCCGGCGGCCCACCGAGGTCACCAGGCCCGCGCCGGGGCACGCCGAGCAGGACATGGGCGCGGTGTGGCGGGCCGTCGCCGACGCCGTCCGGGAGGTGCTCGCCCAGGTCGGCGGCGACGTCGACTTCCTCGCGCTCACCGCGCAGGGCGACGGCTGCTGGCTGGTGGACGGCGACGGCGCCCCCACCGGCCCGGCGATCCTGTGGAACGACGGCCGCGCCGCCCCGGCCGTCGAGCGCTGGGCGGCCTCCGGCGTGCTGGAGCGGGCGTTCCGCGTCAACGGGTCGCTGCACTTCGCGGGCCTGCCGAACGCGATCCTCACCTGGCTGCGCGAGCACGACCCCGACCGGCTCGCCCGGTCGGCGGCGTCCCTCACCTGCGGCGGCTGGATCTTCTCCCGCCTCACCGGGCAGCTCGCGGTGGACGGCTCGGACGCGTCCGCGCCGTTCCTGGACATCGCCGCGCTCCGCTTCTCGGACGACCTGCTGCGCGCCTACGACATGGAGTGGGCGCGGCGGCTCCTGCCCGACCTGCGCGGCGACGACCGGCGCGCCGCCCCCCTGACCCGGGACGCGGCGGCCGAGCTGGGGCTGCCGGAGGGCCTGCCCGTCGTCCTCGCCCCCTACGACATCGCGTCCACCGCGATCGGCGTCGGCGCGGTCGACACCGGCCAGGCCTGCACGATCCTCGGCACGACGCTGTGCACGGAGACGGTCGTGGACGGCCCCCGCCTGGACGGCGACCCGTCCGGCCTCACGGTCGCGATGGGTCTGCCGGGCCGCTACCTGCGGGCCTTCCCGACGCTCGCGGGCGGCCAGGTCGTCGACTGGGCGTGCCGCGTCCTCGGCCTCGCCGCGCCCGCGGCGCTCGCCGAGCTGGCGGCGCGAGCGGCGCCGGGCGCCGACGGTCTGGTGTTCCTGCCGTACCTGTCTCCCGCCGGGGAACGCGCGCCGTTCCTGGACCCGCAGGCGCGCGGCGCGTTCCACGGCCTCACCGTCCACCACGAGCGCGAGCACCTCGCCCGCGCCGTCCTGGAAGGGCTGAGCCTGGTCGTCCGCGACTGCCTGGCGGCGGCCGAGACCCGTCCGACCGAACTGCGCGTCAGCGGCGGCGGCTCGGCCAGCCCCGTCTGGCTGGGCATGCTGGCCGACGTCACGGGCGTCCCGGTCGTCCGGTCCGCCGACAGCGAGGCCGGGGCGCGCGGCGCGTTCCTCGTCGGCCTCCTGGCCACCGGGCGGGCCGCCGGCGCACGCGCGGCCGCCGACGCCCATGTCCGTCCTGGCGACACCTACGCGCCCGACCCGGACCGGGCCGCCCGCTACTCCGAGACCTATGAGGACTTCTTGACGATCCGCTCCGCCACGGCGCCCGCCTGGCCGACCCTCGCCGCGGCCCGCGCCCGCACCGGGCTGGACGGCGGCGCCCGGTGA
- a CDS encoding sugar ABC transporter permease, with the protein MSDLMAPPETTTGLPGEPGDRGVRAALAAAADRVRGGDLGVAPVVGGLIVIWTVMQILNPVFLSSANLVNLALECVPVGVIALGVVFMLLVGQIDLSVGSVSGLSAAVVAVLFVDHGWPSWLAIVAAVALAVALGWFYSKVFNRLGVPSFVITLAGLLGWLGVQLWVLGPKGSINLPFDSRLVTFAQLDFLPPWLAYALAVAGAAGLYLTGHNRAVQRRRAGLPATTERTLVLRSAALLAGLVVAVWYLNRDRGVGWMFVLFLALVLMTHYVLSRTKYGKSVYAVGGNVEAARRAGINVKTVYASAFVMCTTLAAIGGILAAARLAASNQSSGGGDVNLNAIAAAVIGGTSLFGGRGNAFAALLGILVIQSISSGLTLLNLDSSYRFMVTGAVLLLAVALDSVARRSRASHGRA; encoded by the coding sequence ATGAGTGACCTCATGGCGCCCCCGGAGACCACGACCGGTCTGCCGGGCGAGCCCGGGGACCGGGGCGTGCGCGCCGCGCTGGCGGCGGCCGCCGACCGGGTCCGCGGCGGCGACCTCGGCGTCGCGCCGGTGGTCGGCGGGCTGATCGTGATCTGGACCGTGATGCAGATCCTCAACCCGGTCTTCCTGTCCAGCGCGAACCTGGTCAACCTGGCCCTGGAGTGCGTGCCGGTCGGCGTGATCGCGCTCGGCGTGGTGTTCATGCTGCTGGTCGGGCAGATCGACCTGTCGGTGGGATCGGTCAGCGGGCTCAGCGCCGCCGTGGTCGCGGTGCTGTTCGTCGACCACGGCTGGCCGTCCTGGCTGGCCATCGTCGCGGCGGTGGCGCTGGCCGTCGCGCTCGGCTGGTTCTACTCCAAGGTGTTCAACCGGCTTGGCGTGCCCAGCTTCGTGATCACCCTGGCCGGGCTGCTCGGCTGGCTCGGCGTGCAGCTGTGGGTCCTCGGGCCCAAGGGCTCGATCAACCTGCCGTTCGACTCGCGGCTGGTGACGTTCGCCCAGCTCGACTTCCTCCCGCCCTGGCTGGCGTACGCGCTGGCCGTCGCGGGCGCCGCCGGGCTGTACCTGACGGGCCACAACCGGGCGGTCCAGCGCCGCAGGGCGGGCCTGCCCGCGACGACGGAGCGCACGCTCGTCCTGCGCAGCGCCGCCCTGCTGGCCGGCCTCGTCGTGGCGGTCTGGTACCTGAACCGGGACCGCGGCGTCGGCTGGATGTTCGTCCTGTTCCTGGCGCTCGTGCTGATGACGCACTACGTCCTGTCCCGGACGAAGTACGGCAAGTCCGTGTACGCGGTCGGCGGCAACGTCGAGGCGGCACGGCGGGCGGGCATCAACGTCAAGACCGTCTACGCCTCGGCTTTCGTCATGTGCACCACGCTCGCCGCGATCGGCGGCATCCTCGCCGCGGCGCGCCTCGCGGCGTCCAACCAGAGCAGCGGCGGCGGCGACGTCAACCTGAACGCGATCGCGGCCGCCGTCATCGGCGGGACGAGCCTGTTCGGCGGGCGCGGCAACGCGTTCGCGGCGCTGCTCGGCATCCTGGTCATCCAGTCGATCTCCAGCGGGCTGACGCTGCTGAACCTCGACTCGTCCTACCGCTTCATGGTCACCGGCGCCGTGCTGCTGCTCGCCGTGGCGCTGGACTCGGTCGCCCGCCGCTCGCGCGCCTCGCACGGCCGCGCCTGA